The following are encoded together in the Marinilabiliales bacterium genome:
- a CDS encoding ferredoxin, translated as MYKINKHPILAVTEKERVGFSFEGKKITGEKGFTIAAALHQAGYPVHSHSIRNRNRSLECGIGKCGACEMLVDGQIRRICIATVDDIKEVREIPRDYHPGKTQYAKSSPYKVYRTEVAIIGAGPAGLAAREELNRHGVPNIVIDNNPQIGGQFLMQTHQFFFFEKEQKFGGMRGFDIANTLAGEDHGGIFLDSTVWDILEGNRLAVKNIKTNEIYYDDANHLVIATG; from the coding sequence ATGTACAAAATAAATAAACATCCCATTTTAGCTGTTACGGAAAAAGAGCGTGTTGGTTTCTCTTTTGAAGGAAAGAAAATCACGGGAGAGAAGGGATTCACCATAGCTGCCGCGCTTCACCAGGCAGGTTACCCGGTTCACAGCCACAGTATCAGGAACCGTAACCGGAGCCTTGAGTGCGGCATAGGGAAGTGCGGTGCATGCGAGATGCTGGTTGACGGGCAGATCAGAAGGATTTGCATTGCCACCGTTGATGACATAAAGGAGGTAAGGGAGATACCCAGGGATTACCATCCCGGCAAAACCCAATATGCAAAAAGCTCGCCCTACAAGGTTTACAGGACCGAGGTTGCGATCATAGGGGCCGGGCCGGCCGGACTGGCAGCGAGGGAGGAGCTGAACAGGCACGGTGTGCCGAACATTGTCATTGACAACAATCCCCAGATCGGCGGACAGTTCCTGATGCAGACCCACCAGTTCTTCTTTTTCGAGAAGGAGCAGAAGTTCGGCGGCATGAGGGGGTTTGATATTGCCAATACCCTTGCCGGGGAAGATCACGGCGGGATATTCCTTGACTCAACCGTTTGGGACATCCTAGAGGGCAACAGGCTTGCCGTAAAGAACATCAAAACAAACGAGATATATTACGACGATGCCAACCACCTGGTTATCGCAACCGGTG